A portion of the Burkholderia sp. GAS332 genome contains these proteins:
- a CDS encoding transcriptional regulator, AraC family produces MSSLVRAASLTNYSEVARAAGLDPVRMLLDAGLSPGVLREPDLMIPVERVGQLLQASATLSGNESFGLCMAESRLLSNLGAVGLLIRDQATLRDSLDMLMRYQGLLNSALSLAVEECGELVIIREVVIAGSAHQPTRQRVELALGVMVQLIRQLLKTDWQPRRVCFEHPAPHDASTHQRFFGGCVEFDYDCNCIICAKGDLDARNPSADPAMARYAQQLLDASVMSQQATMLEDVRRTILLLLPSGRCSVEQVAGHLGVVCRTVQRRLAEQGQSFSSIVNDIRKELSTRHVIESDRPLTEVATLLGFSAPSAFSRWYHTQFGCSAKESRAARGAVR; encoded by the coding sequence ATGTCGTCACTTGTCCGCGCGGCGAGCTTAACCAACTACAGCGAGGTCGCTCGTGCAGCCGGACTGGACCCGGTACGGATGCTTCTTGACGCGGGGTTAAGTCCGGGCGTATTGCGCGAGCCGGACCTCATGATTCCGGTCGAGCGTGTCGGGCAACTGCTCCAGGCGTCCGCCACCCTGTCAGGCAACGAGAGTTTCGGACTGTGCATGGCCGAGTCGCGCCTCTTGTCCAACCTTGGGGCGGTAGGGTTGCTGATCCGCGACCAGGCGACGCTGCGCGACTCGCTCGACATGCTGATGCGCTATCAGGGCTTGCTCAACAGTGCGCTGTCGCTGGCGGTCGAGGAATGCGGTGAACTGGTCATCATTCGCGAGGTGGTCATTGCCGGCAGTGCGCATCAGCCCACGCGCCAAAGAGTTGAACTGGCACTGGGTGTCATGGTGCAGTTGATACGCCAGCTCCTCAAGACCGACTGGCAGCCGCGGCGCGTATGTTTCGAACATCCGGCGCCGCACGACGCTAGTACACATCAACGTTTTTTTGGGGGTTGCGTCGAGTTCGACTATGACTGCAACTGCATCATCTGCGCGAAGGGCGATCTCGACGCACGCAACCCCTCAGCCGATCCGGCGATGGCGCGCTACGCGCAACAGTTGCTAGACGCGTCTGTCATGTCGCAGCAGGCGACCATGCTTGAGGACGTGCGGCGCACGATCCTGCTGCTCTTGCCCAGTGGACGCTGCAGCGTCGAACAGGTGGCCGGGCACCTCGGCGTGGTATGCCGCACGGTCCAGCGTCGGCTGGCGGAACAGGGGCAGAGCTTTTCGTCGATCGTCAACGACATCCGCAAGGAACTCAGCACGCGTCATGTCATCGAGAGCGATCGTCCGTTGACCGAGGTGGCGACCCTACTCGGTTTTTCCGCACCGAGCGCATTCTCCCGCTGGTATCACACGCAATTCGGTTGCAGCGCCAAGGAGAGCCGGGCCGCGCGCGGCGCAGTGCGCTAG
- a CDS encoding Predicted arabinose efflux permease, MFS family produces MNVIPDDPEAGNNDYLTSRRQAWFAFAMTFALMFFDFIDRQVIVSLFPHIKSEWNLSDKELGSLVSIISIVVGVGGLPVALVADRMGRVKSIVVMAITWSLATISCMFTANYSQLFVARAMVGVGETGYGSVGVALISTLFPKRLRSAALGAFYAAPSLGSVLGVVLGGMIAARWGWKAAFGVVGVPGLVLAVLYLLVRDYKTVALAPNLNPVTQSLGGTLKHIFGTLARTRTLLWLCAGASTQLITVSAIWSWLPSYLNRFHGMTPEAAAKAAAVVVLVGAVSSTFWGIVVGRLARRTPRNKLPALSTLCLITSVIFVLAFGGTYTGDAQFKLIVLGSFFMNCTVGVVAGVAMDVVHPGVRSTGAAVLSLFQNLLGLAVGPLLAGVLSDQWGLQQALTVIPLFSILAAVFFVVAMRSYDADAAQISDVKLDVAPALAGTLSTGTAV; encoded by the coding sequence GTGAACGTGATACCCGATGACCCCGAGGCCGGCAACAACGACTACCTGACGAGCAGGCGGCAGGCCTGGTTCGCCTTTGCGATGACCTTCGCGCTCATGTTTTTCGATTTTATCGACCGACAGGTGATCGTCTCGCTATTTCCCCACATCAAGAGCGAATGGAACCTGAGTGACAAAGAGCTGGGTTCCCTGGTTTCCATCATTTCCATCGTAGTGGGGGTGGGGGGATTGCCGGTCGCCTTGGTGGCGGACCGCATGGGCCGTGTAAAGAGCATCGTGGTGATGGCGATCACCTGGAGCCTGGCCACGATCTCGTGCATGTTCACGGCCAATTACAGTCAATTGTTTGTGGCGCGTGCGATGGTGGGGGTGGGTGAAACCGGCTATGGGTCGGTTGGCGTAGCCCTTATCTCGACACTATTTCCCAAGCGCTTGCGCAGCGCCGCGCTCGGCGCCTTCTACGCGGCTCCATCGCTGGGTTCAGTGCTGGGCGTGGTGCTGGGCGGGATGATCGCGGCCAGGTGGGGCTGGAAGGCCGCCTTTGGTGTAGTCGGTGTACCTGGGCTCGTGCTGGCCGTGCTCTATCTGCTCGTGCGCGACTACAAGACGGTGGCACTGGCGCCAAACTTGAACCCGGTGACCCAGTCTCTGGGGGGGACGCTCAAGCACATCTTTGGCACATTGGCGCGCACGCGCACGCTGCTGTGGCTCTGCGCCGGAGCGTCGACTCAACTGATCACCGTGTCGGCCATCTGGTCGTGGCTGCCCAGCTACCTGAACCGTTTCCACGGCATGACCCCGGAAGCTGCGGCCAAGGCGGCCGCGGTGGTGGTATTGGTCGGCGCCGTTAGCAGCACGTTCTGGGGCATCGTGGTGGGACGCCTCGCACGTCGCACGCCGCGCAACAAGCTGCCCGCGCTGTCCACGCTGTGCCTGATCACATCGGTGATCTTCGTGCTGGCGTTTGGCGGCACATACACGGGTGACGCACAGTTCAAGCTGATCGTTCTTGGCAGTTTTTTCATGAATTGCACGGTGGGGGTGGTTGCCGGCGTTGCCATGGACGTCGTTCACCCAGGCGTGCGCTCGACCGGTGCGGCCGTACTTTCCCTGTTTCAAAACCTGCTTGGCCTGGCCGTGGGGCCGCTGCTGGCGGGTGTCCTGTCCGACCAATGGGGTTTGCAGCAGGCACTCACCGTCATTCCTCTGTTCAGCATATTGGCCGCGGTGTTTTTTGTCGTCGCAATGCGCAGCTATGACGCGGATGCGGCTCAGATCTCCGATGTGAAGCTGGATGTGGCGCCAGCCCTCGCCGGCACCCTGAGCACCGGCACTGCGGTCTGA